In a single window of the Acyrthosiphon pisum isolate AL4f chromosome X, pea_aphid_22Mar2018_4r6ur, whole genome shotgun sequence genome:
- the LOC115033223 gene encoding sentrin-specific protease 1-like has translation MAADDHTRWHLNDYVINDYMNLIVERDSSIYAYDTFFYTRLIASGYNGVKKWTKKLNIFSKSKLLINKLGFGHWVLVCVNVPQKQIYYYDSISHFDVYNCLNQICTYLSNEHSHRLGNPLPIEEWDVQVPGNPMQNNNIDCGVFICMFAKHLSLGAAFNFTHAHMWFFRKLMAYELGTNRLIPVDVETTTINVEMWKTR, from the coding sequence ATGGCTGCTGATGATCACACTCGGTGGCACTTAAATGATTACGTTATAAAcgattatatgaatttaattgtTGAACGTGACTCTAGTATATATGCTtacgatacatttttttatacccgGCTAATCGCTTCTGGGTACAACGGTGTGAAGAAATggactaaaaaattaaatattttctcaaaGTCAAAACTGCTGATTAATAAACTAGGATTTGGACACTGGGTACTTGTGTGCGTAAATGTccctcaaaaacaaatatattattatgacagtaTAAGCCATTTTGACGTATATAACTGTTTAAATCAAATATGTACATACTTAAGTAATGAGCATAGCCATAGATTAGGTAACCCTCTACCGATAGAAGAATGGGATGTTCAAGTGCCTGGAAACCCCatgcagaataataatattgactgtGGAGTATTCATTTGTATGTTTGCAAAACATCTATCACTGGGCGCTGCATTCAATTTCACACACGCACATATGTGGTTTTTTAGAAAGTTAATGGCTTATGAGTTAGGCACCAATAGACTTATCCCAGTAGATGTGGAAACAACTACTATTAACGTAGAGATGTGGAAAACGAGATAA
- the LOC107884105 gene encoding THAP domain-containing protein 2-like produces MVHRCVICHSNSTKNPNLSFHRFPKDPEKREVWINNLNLKMQIKDWHQICSLHFSPMSYVFSNERKILKFDALPVCHEERETLNNAAILPDELTPEDFSLTASVSQNVEEIHVLSQTPPTLSLSEK; encoded by the exons atggttcatCGATGCGTAATTTGCCACTCCAACTCGACTAAAAATCCAAATCTAAGTTTTCACCG GTTTCCAAAAGATCCTGAAAAACGTGAAGTatggataaataatttaaatttaaaaatgcaaataaaagaTTGGCATCAAATATGCAGCCTACATTTTTCTCCAATGAGCTATGTATTTAGCAATgagagaaaaatattaaaatttgatgcaCTACCAGTATG tcATGAAGAAAGAGAAACATTGAATAATGCTGCAATACTGCCAGATGAATTAACGCCTGAAGATTTTAGTTTGACTGCGTCTGTTTcacaaaa TGTTGAAGAAATACATGTATTATCGCAGACACCACCTACTTTGTCTCTTTCTGAAAAGTAA
- the LOC107884107 gene encoding uncharacterized protein LOC107884107, translated as MADFVNVHVGSFVSLHRTMRRHRPRIHPVTPQSMTEFHLQLTGEYAHLSMIQNEPIYSGIVGATLEEGTTLLFILPGTKNLLRTGSTFLLDGTFSSSPSFGNECHQLYIIMSITFNTVSFVCNL; from the exons ATGGCAGATTTTGTAAATGTTCATGTTGGTTCATTTGTCTCACTGCATAGAACAATGCGTAGACATAGACCTCGAATTCATCCAGTCACTCCTCAGTCTATGACTGAATTCCACTTACAACTAACAGGAGAATATGCGCACTTGTCTATGATACAAAATGAACCAATATACTCTGGCATTGTTGGTGCGACTTTAGAAGAAGGAACCACTTTACTTTTCATTTTGCCTGGAACCaaaaa tttacttAGGACTGGTTCAACTTTTTTGTTGGATGGCACATTTTCTAGTTCACCAAGTTTTGGAAACGAATGCCAccaattatacatcataatgaGCATAACATTTAATACTGTAAGTTTtgtatgtaatttgtaa
- the LOC107884106 gene encoding uncharacterized protein LOC107884106 encodes MHMQNQHNPEPWVFLKGLITYSNGVLNDYNEATDGGQVREPQRQVWIDQQRNLDRSLRLFIEGRYSMSEFLICARHSTPTFGVIRPQHQAIVILPQAPLAILPLHVDQHQELQLPAFPVLPATALPQAPLQEAPALLPLLVDQELIRDEIMRRILPRRPAVPVPRDLFYNLDADTDYSDEDVSNEQSVIPSVIYIERVDLTIVPIVEETCYICLYSPSTVVAYPCLHQGLCGACHDSYSRMPPNEHRPYYRCPLCRAGIEIYYILA; translated from the exons ATGCACATGCAAAATCAGCACAATCCTGAACCATGGGTGTTTttga agGGGCTGATTACTTACTCGAATGGTGTTTTGAACGATTATAATGAGGCTACTGATGGAGGACAAGTAAGAGAACCTCAACGACAAGTTTGGATAGATCAGCAAAGGAATTTAGATAGATCATTGAGGCTGTTTATAGAAGGACGCTACTCAATGtcagaatttttaatatgtgcTAGGCATTCAACACCAACTTTTGGTGTAATACGGCCTCAACACCAAGCTATTGTAATACTTCCACAAGCACCACTAGCTATATTACCACTGCACGTTGATCAGCATCAGGAACTGCAACTTCCAGCTTTTCCTGTGCTCCCTGCTACTGCTTTACCGCAGGCACCACTACAAGAAGCACCAGCTTTATTACCACTGCTCGTTGATCAGGAACTAATTCGAGATGAAATAATGAGAAGGATTTTACCACGTAGACCAGCAGTGCCCGTTCCTCGAGATC ttttttataatctCGATGCTGATACAGATTATTCAGATGAAGATGTGTCTAACGAACAGTCTGTGATACCATCAGTTATTTACATTGAACGTGTAGATTTGACAA ttgtgCCAATAGTAGAGGAAACATGTTACATATGTTTGTACAGTCCATCAACAGTAGTAGCTTATCCATGCTTACACCAAGGCCTATGTGGAGCTTGTCATGATAGCTATTCAAGAATGCCTCCGAATGAGCACAGGCCATATTACCGCTGTCCACTTTGTAGAGCTGGAATAGAAATCTACTATATATTAGCatga